Part of the Xiphophorus couchianus chromosome 8, X_couchianus-1.0, whole genome shotgun sequence genome is shown below.
CAGAAATGCTAGAAGGATTAAATGTCCCAAATATATTCTTCATATTCAAGAGCATGCGCAGAAGTGAGAACTGTGAATCAAAATGTTATACTTAGCTTTAAAATCATATCCTGCCTGTGATGACCattcaaattttaaacaatgttcaCATGCAATATTTATAACCATTAAGCTGTTATGATCAACTTTTTTAGATACATGTCAgtgtgtcaaaaaaacaaactcttcagagtagtatttttttctctgctagTTGAGAAACTTTTTGAAGGAGCCTTCACTTCAGTCAGTGAAGGCAGAAGTCTAACAATAAGGTTTGAAAGTATAATAAACCCTCTCTCTCGTAAGGTTGTAAGGGATGAATGCTGCCTAAACCTGATGCCTTGTGGCCATTACAAACTACTACCATGGTTAAGTTATGGCAAACACACCAAGTTTAAACCACGGAAGGACAACCACTTAAAATTTGAGTTCTCAGTGAAGTTTGGTACCTTTAAAACTCACCTGCGTGGCAGCAGGAGCACAGAATGGAAGCTCGCGGCTCATTAGTGTGAAGCAGACCATAAAACTCtagtttttaaataactcaGTACCCAAGGAAAGTCAAACAGCGGCGTCAGTGTGCAGAGGCCACCCCTACGTTGTCACATTTCGTCTTTTCACCTATGTTTTTGCCCACTAACCCTCACCTTAACAAAGTTTTCTCCCCAAGCGGATAGGTCCGTCACTGCGCCTGCGCAGACGACAAGGCGCTGCAGGCAGGGAAGCATTTCATGTGATGAGCGATGGTCGTAGTGAAATATTCATCAGTTCTGTTCTCATCTTTGATTACAAAGCATGTATTATCTTTATAGCTCTGTTGTGAGACGATATGGTCATCTGTACGATGGGGAAAATTAAAAttcccaaaaataaaatccaattctATGTTAATCTTCTAGTCTGATTAGAAAATAAATCGTTGATGAAGCTCGTTTGTCAGATTAAGAGCACCTTGGAAGATAACAATTATTAAGCAGGTattaagcatatttttaatcaaggcgcaattttcatttgtgtgaaaatagacaaatgtgtttttattagctgtaagaaaatgatttttttaaaaaaagttaatagtTTGAACGCATCAGTGTGTCTGTAATTAATATATGAGGTGTGTTTCCTTTTGTGAATTGAATAACTAAACTCAAAGGACTTTTCATTGTTATTCAAATTTACTGAAGGGGCCTggagtaaacaaataaataaacaacaacagcaataataataataattatagtaGCATATactatattatttaaatattatttatttatttatttttaccccaTTTATTCATGTGTAGCACAGTTACATTCCACAATGAACAGCGACATCGTGTGGACAGGTTTTGGAAATActcttttttggttttcttttgtttttagcatttcaGTATGGCGttttttgtgggattttttttccaatttgcaAATTTTACCTGCTTTAAAATTTGTCCTGcttaattcttattttttttaaagattgattTCTACATTTATCTTGCTTGTTAAGTTTATTAAAATCCCTTCTACAAATTCACTTTCAACCAGATCGTGTAAAGACCAGTCATTCATTATCTCATGGTAGCATTTCTGGGGTCGTCTTAAGTTCAAAGCAGATTCCTCGCCTGTTTTGTGATGAGACCTATACCCAAATAACCTTATGATCTATGCAAATGACTTATCCTTGCTCCATTTTATCTATTCATTGCAAATAGATGGTTCAGTAAGCCGATAATCTGCACACCGAGAAACCATTCTTTCCCAAATGCACCTCGAACTTTAGACTTTTTCGGGATCATGCTGTGAAAAGCAACATTAAGCAGTTTTGCAAGGCTGATTGAAAAAAGTGCTGACTTTGGGATGCCTGTTGGTATACATTCAGTTACTGTCAAAACGTATATCAACTTATTTAGTTTGAATCTAAATGTGTGCTTTATTGGCAAAACACTCTTTTAACTGTTCAATATCTACAagagctgctttaaaaaaacacgtCCACTACCTTTGGACTTTGCTCTTTCAGACACAATCACAGTGTTGATGAAATCAACCTCTACCTGTTAGACATGTCACTTGTGATTGGCTGGAAGAGCTGCACGCCCCTCCAACATCTCCTATCTTTGCTCTAGAGTCCACTTTTAACGCTGGACACACTCTTTCCTCGGCCCCTTTGAGCATTAGGTCGCAGTCCCCACAggccagccagccagcagaaTGTCCGATAGAGGAGCTTTCGACACCAACGTGGTGACCCTCACCAGGTTTGTTCTGGAGCAAGGCAGGAAGGCCCAAGGAACGGGAGAACTGACAACCCTGCTGAACTCCATCTGCACCGCTGTCAAAGCTATTTCCTCTGCAGTCAGGAAGGCTGGGCTTGCTAACCTGTGAGTAGCACTCAGTATTTTATTCAAAGCAATAAAGTATTGCTAAAATGTGCATTCATTTCTTGTAAACTCTTACATTTTTGCGATTTTAATTGCAGTTATGTGTCCAATGAACCGGTTTTAGTCAATATGAGAGCATATTTATacattgttttagttttctctgatAGGAGGGTCAACATGAAAGTCAGCATGCAGTTTACCTTTGATCAGGGGACAAGTTCAAACTCTAAACACGCCGTACACAACCACTGAGTTCAGAGGTTGAGGACATAATGGATTATCCTAACTCATtactgcaaaatattttgttgtgttttgctttgtttccatCATTACATCACAAtcaatatttgatttattgatgtaaaaatTCAGCGTTTGCTGTAAAGATAACTCCTCTTTTCTCCATGTGCAGATATGGGATCGCTGGAAGCACCAACGTGACGGGCGACCAGGTGAAGAAGCTGGACGTCCTGTCCAACGACCTGGTGATCAACATGATCAAGTCATCCTTCACCTCCTGCGTCCTGGTCTCAGAGGAAGACGAGAAAGCCATCATAGTGGAGCCAGATAAGAGAGTATGCGTGTAGTTATGTTTGTCAGAAGATTTCGTTGACCTCCTCTTAATAATGATAACAGTTTTTCCTGTCTTTATAAAGGGAAAGTACATCGTCTGCTTTGACCCACTGGATGGATCTTCCAACATCGACTGTCTTGTCTCCATTGGGACAATCTTTGCCATCTACAAAAAGGTCAATGACTGTTTAATTAGAAATACATGGAAATATATTATGTCATTATTGTTTGCAAAAAGATGCAAGAAAATGCAGTTGTGGGCCTTTTTTAAAGACATGTTTTAGACACGCTTGCATCTAAAAACAGCAATTGATGCTCGCACACAGCGGAACACATGGACTGTTCCACATACTGTTCAATGTTGGTCTTGTAGCACCTCCTTGTGGTAGAATAAGGTAAACGGTTCAGCTGTTGCTGGTATTCTTTCCCAAAGAACTATAAAACCATTGACGTACAGTAAATATTACAACCCCACACATCAGTGAGGATCATTGGCATTTTTTACCTGACAAGTCAACACAAGCTGGTGCATAACTGtgaggtgaaagaaaaattatattgcttattcattttgaaatattttttttgcaactaaAAAATTGTGCCGTGCGTTTATTATATTCAACCTCTCTTACTCTGGCACGTCTTGATCAAATCAGTGGCCGTTAATTGCCTGTAAACGTCATCTTGTAAGTTAGCAGTGCAGCTGTGTGCAATTTTATCTCGGTATAAATGTTACTGTTCTGATTTGATGGAGAGCATTTGTGAACACTAATAGACTGCTTTCTAATTTGGTGACTTCTTAAGGCAATTGCTTGCACTGGATTTTTAAGGGCTATTAAAGTAAAgggaagagaaaacaaatgcatgtaaCGCTTCTCcgatttttatatgtaaaaggaaatgaaaaccatatgtaaataagaaaaaaataacgaATGCATTGTTGATATTGATCTGTCTTTTTACCTACATATAACATGGATTTCATTATTCATAAATAGCATATTGTAGAATATTGCTATTTCTTGGGAGTAGATGGTGTTATAGGAATGttacaaaatacagtttagGACTTTATAGCCCTGTGCTATAAAGTCATTTCATTAACAGTAGTGACCCACTTGTTGCCTTGCAGAGTTTATgagtcaaataaaaaagaaaaaacaactgaagctggatggaaagaaaaacaaatggtcatttaaacagattttacgTTCTTTTTTCCTTGTTCACTATGCGgtttactttcatataagggttTACATGCTCTTCTAACACTTATGTCTGTTTATGGTCCTGATTAACAATTATAAATATTCTAAGAGCACAAAATGCAGATAAATACATTGTTATTACTTTGTAGTGCTAACTAACAGTTTCATGGAGCACGTTACTTAGCTAATTGCACTGATTTTTGACTCTGAAACTTGATTAATTTGGGTTTGATGTGTTGTTTGACAGATCCATGTTTTGACTTAACAGGTaattaaaacacagaattaaATGAAGTACATGCTCCATGGCTTTAGCAACATAACTATGGCGATTTTACGGACAAGGTTGACAGAACCTTCAGTTTATACTATAGGAATGAGGCTTGACTTTGTCTAATTTGAAATTGTAATGGTTTTACATCCCGTCAGCCTTTGAAATTTGCCAcggaaaatgaaacaaaagcctAGATTTGCCGAAATGTCCAGAACAACATACGTGTTCATTAAGTCGTATTGGTTTTCCCACGTCTCAGCGCCATTTTCCGAAAATTACCCCCCATTTTCCACAGACCACAGCTGGCGAGCCATGTGAGCAGGATGCCCTACAGCCCGGCAGAAACATCGTAGCAGCTGGTTACGCCTTGTACGGCAGCGCCACCATGATGGTCATCTCCACTGGGCAGGGCGTGAACGGCTTCATGCTGGACCCCGTAAGACCTGAGATCTAACTGCCTCTTTGCTGTTCCTCGACTTCCTCCAGCTTAGACGAAGATTGGACGACTGCACCCAAcactaaaatgttgttttttttaacgacGCTTCTCTTCAGGCAATCGGCGAGTTTATTTTGGTAGATCGAGACGTGAAAATCAAGAAGAAGGGTAAAATCTACAGTTTGAACGAAGGGTATGCACAGGATTTCTATCCGGACGTGACGGAGTATCTTCACAAGAAGAAACACCCCGAGGTAAAGCCAATGCAAGCACAGCACACCCAATGAGACTCTGGTAATCATAAACCGATgagatgtatttatatttgtaacaGATACAAAGTTTGAACTCTGTGAATCTTGTAACCAGGACGGTTCTGCACCGTACGGCAGCAGATATATTGGCTCAATGGTGGCAGATGTTCACCGAACGCTGGTGTACGGCGGGATCTTCCTATACCCTGCTAACGACAAGAGTCCAAAGGGCAAGGTGAGGAAGCAGAGATTCTGAAAGCAAAAATCATCTTCTTCAGGTAGTCCTTgttaaattgattaaaaaccCAAGCAAAGCCAATTGTCTCGTCTTTTTTGTTCAGCTGAGGCTGCTGTATGAATGCAACCCCATGGCCTTCATCATGGAGCAGGCAGGAGGGAAGGCCACTACCGGGTCAGAGAACGTTCTGGACATCCAGCCCACCAACATCCACCAGAGAGTCCCTGTCGTCTTGGGCTCCCCTGACGATGTGCAAGAGTATCTTTCCATCTACAAGAAGCATAACAAATGAGGTACTCACTCCTTTACCAACACTCAGAAAACCATGGAGCAGACGTCAACGAGATCACCGTCACATTGCTCAAATCTCTTTCCTCGCCTCTCTGTTCTTTGTCAGGTTCCCTCCAGTGGTCATAACTCATGTCAAGGCTGATAAAACAACCAAGATacaaaacatctgttttgttgttacCCAATCCCTGGGCTGCACTGATAAAGAAACCAAACCCTTCCCACTGGTGTTGCAGTTTGCTGTTCTCAGAGAAGTTAccctgtatttttttaaataaaacaatcacataTCACAGAGTTTCCTAGGTGTAGTTTCTTTGTACTGAATGTTGTGTAAGTAACGACAAGTTATCCGTCTGTCCGTTTACAGTCCCTTCAATCTGTCCTAAtagaatacattaaaatttgtaGTTATACTGTGAATAAACGTGAAAAAGTTCCAAGCTGTAAGAATACGCCTGTAAGTCACTGTACGTTTGAGAATACTCTGATTTTTGTTgagggaaaaagaaatgttaatacATGTTtacatactgtaaaaaaaaaaaaaaaaaaagcaacagataCTTGAAAAAGTGGTTTGGTGATCGTCACAGGGAAACATCTGCTCCTCTTCACAGAGGTGAACACTAATTTTCTCTGACATAAACCTGGCTGTTGTGctatgatgtaaaataaatacgGTCTTGTagcaaaaaatgcaatttttatgaaatttgtgtaaaaatatgtatgaaATACCCCACTTTGTGCCCATGGGGAAAGGATCCAGTGTTGAATAGGTAGTATTTGGagatcatatttttttaataacttaaaatcaaaaaacctttttgtttgtcAATATCTAGAACATTGCAGAATAGTAGAACACTAATTTATGCTATGaaagactgttttttttgtttatcttcttttttcttcattaaaaatgaacatcTGAACAACATCTCATCACTCTAATGGCAGGTAACTCTTTTATTATGGATAGAACAATATGTGCCACTTAATCAAAATTCAGACGAGATAATTTTCAGAAataccccccccaaaaaaacttaaatgtttttatttttcaaactaaagTTGTACATTTCTGTGACACGAGTTCATTTTGTAGTTCAGAATCCATCACACTGCTAATGGCTTTGAGAAACCAGAAACGGCCCGATGAGctcttgaaaataaaagcatttctgaGTGTTGCCATGAGACCGTTGATGAGTCATAAAAGACCTACCCGGATAAACGGCAACACAAAACTCAGTGTTGACTCAAAAGACCCCTTTAATCAATCGAGCTCATTTACGGAGCATAGAACAGAACAACAAAGCCTGCAGATGCAGACTTTGCTATGCAGCAGGCTGCGCTTTTAGCTTCCAAAAATAGGGGGGGGGGGAGAATCCATCTGATAGgttttttccacataaaacaCTATTAATGACTGGAAATTACACCGAAATGCAAAAACAACCTAATCCTTCTTTTTATTCCTCTGGTGACATTAAGCAGAATGACTCATGTGAGAGTCTATATCAATTGAACATACATGTCCACTGTTAATTGGAGACAGGAAGCTCCATAGTTCTGAAAGAACCATGTGTTTCTGGAGACACGCAGACTACAGAATAATTAATGCAGCTCCAGCACAGTGAAAGGAGTccgttttttcccctccctccaTCCCCTTCCATCGAAAACGAAGccacttccatttttttttattttactttttttttaaaatgtctttgtcagTGTCAGCGCTTTGGAGCCGCAGAGCccaggagacacacacacacacccacacacgcacacacacacacagacatttcAGACACCcttgtttatttcaatttccCTCAGACTCTGTATGATTATAGGGTGTGGagtcaatatttatatttacaagaGAAGCGAAAGACAAGTTTGCTTTTCCCTTGCTACTGACTGTGGCCTGCTTGCGTGTGCTTTTATGTCTGCTGGGATGCGGAGCATGAAGAATAATCAcctgattgttttttgtttttttaggggggaaaaatgaaataaatcgaAAGCCTCGATTTAGATTTCAACTCCAACTGGGCTTCAATGTTTTTTACTCAgtataaactgtttatttacatataatCAAGTGTAAACATTAGGACATTCCATATGAAGAAATGTCCACAAACTGATGactagtcatttttttttatgtttgaagtgTAATTTAACTGCATGTAAAAAGTAACcttgttttactcatttaaacTTTAGTTGAAATAAGTTCAGGGAATATCACAACCATCTATTAGCATCTTATTTCATTGTCTTTGCAGTTTTCCGTTGGCTTGTGTGCAATAACTTTGCTGTAATTGCGAATCTCGCTAAAGCAACACTGCCCCGGTCAGCGTCATGCCAGTACCTGTCATTTCATTTCGTATTCCCACACTGTCTGACTGATGCTCAGCCCGTGTCCCAGCAGGCTCTGTTTGCTTTACACTCTGATGAAGAGCGTAACGGCGGAGTGCCTGTGCTGCGTCTGCAAGGCGTCGCTCTGCAACACAGACAGCCGTTCCCCATCTCCaataccagtttttttttcttttgttactcGACACTCAGTGGTGATGATGCCAAAACATAATATGTCTGCAAGCAGGAACCAACAAAGCGACAATGTTCTAAAACAAAGCGCGCGACTTCAGATGCTGCACAGTGTTTTGACCCTTCCAAAAAGCTTATCCattctaaatatttacaaagactAATCTTCTCCTCATTTTGCAATGTTTGAGCCCTTAGTGACTTTTGCTGGGATTTTATAGTGTAATGAACTACCGCATCATTGCAAAGTGGGGAAAACCCCCACTGTGGTTTAAAGGAAAGCGATGCAAAGGCTTTCAcaatttttgtttgcaaaataaaaaccttaacaGTCACCGGGGTGTTATCCGATTAGTGAAGAGTCAACTTTTAAAtctcatctctttttttctttttctgtttttttaatgaaggcCTCAGAGATTTGTTAGAGGAAATTACTGAAGAAACACATGAAAGTGCACAAGCAgacagagcagaaagaaaacaaaattgctgagaaaatgttcaaatcagTGTCTGGCAACAAAATTGTAACCTAATCTAATTTCACGAAACACTGAGGgtcaaacaaaaccaaaactgaacGTTTTGGCCTGCATGTAAACCAGACAGTAGTGTCAGCCTTATGCTGTGAAGAGCTAAAACACAAGGCGATGCTTCAAAAGACCTGTGACAACGACCTTTTGAGCGAAGTTTCTCTGACCTAGTGAAAGCCGAGAAtgaaatccaactgagaatttGTGGCAAGTCTTGAAAACTTCTGTTTCTGACTCGCTCCATCCAAACCGACTGAACTTTAGCTATTTACAGTGTGCGTTGCTTTTCAGTATCTCTTTGTCTGGTTAAAAAAAGCAGCACTGACTAATGTTCACCTAAACATTCATTCTCTGCAGCCTCTTCAGAAACCTGCATAGCTTTTGTGTCGATAGCTGTGTTTTCTTAAGTTACTCATCTGAAGCTAACGTTATGATTCTGCATTTTAGatctggttttcttttgtttgacaGAGCCGCACCGTGACATAACACAGACCTTGAAACCTTTTATTTGACTAAGACGTAAACTCTGGTTCTCCCAGACCACCCAGACACCGAGCTAGCTGCTAATCTAAATATTTCCGTAACCTTTCAGCCAGAAAGTATCCACGTTTGTACCTGTTGTCACATAACTCGTctttatggcagaaaaatttaTCAGGAGAAtgaaaaaattggaaaaaaagatgcaatCCTATTATGTATTTGACAAAAGACAATACAAGTACTCcccaatctaaaaaaaaaaaaaaaacttggctAATGTTTGAATGCGGCGTGATGTCAGTGTCTCATACTTGAACCCAAACTGGTGGATTTGTTTGATCCAACTGAGaaggaatttaaaatatttcgaAATGCTTACGTTAAATCTCCGTGTGCGTCCAAAAACCTGCGTAAATCTGTCGCGCACTAAGAATATGCAGAGTGGTTTCCTGCTGTAACATGGCGTGTTGCATGAAAAAACTCAACATGATAtgacatttgaatgttttcttcaagACTGGGATTCTGCAATAAATGACAAGCTAAGACTGCATGTTTCTTTTATAGTtagtagagctgttgccttgcagcaagaaggtcctgaaGGTTCGATTCAGGGCCCGGGatctttctgcacagagtttgcatgttctccctgtgcatggtgggttctctccgggtgctcctgcttcctcccacagtccaaaaacatgagtgtcaggttaattggtctctctaaattctccctaggtgtgagtgtgtgtgtgtgtatggttttgtcctgtctgtctctgtgttgccctgtgccagactggcgacctgtccagggtgaccccgcctctcgcccggaacgttagctggagatagacaccagcacctcctgaccccactagggacaagggtgttagaaaatggacggatggatggatgttttttttttttaagctacaCTTTCAAGTTCCAAGTTGTCACgttcctgtttctgtttactTCGTTGTCAAAATTGAACTAATTCAGTTTTGGTAactcctttcctttcctttcccaTGCccgtttaaaaaaacatatttatctcCCCAAACTGCCGCCCACTGCCTGCCATCATGAACTCGAGCTCTGAGACACGCTGTCCCTGTCGCAGCCAGAGTTTTTGCCTTAGGCAGCATGTTTGGATAAATGCATACATGTGGTTACCGTCTCTGAAGACAGGCTAGCCATTAAACTGCAGGCTTCTCCCATGTCAGCTAAAATACAGGATACCAAATGATGCTCTTCGATATGTTTTACTTGTTTATGGTTggatcttttcttcttttttcttaaaagaatgTTGTTTCGGTTTCAACGCTCTTAGTAATTAGTTTTGCGAATTACTTACGGCACCGTCCTTTTTGAACATGTCTGCTGCATGGCGTTTTTGTGGTGACACATATTTCCTATTTGCAACGCCAAGTAGTGTTACTCTGGGAAATGTCAGGGAAAGCACCTCAGCTGGCGTTATCCATCTGCATGTGGAGATGCTGACTAACAGACAAATGAGTCAACATTAAGTGGAGACTCGGTATGAGGGGTTCCTCACAGCTCAGATTTAGGCCTGAAAGTGTTTAAGATGTATATCAATGAGCGCCAAATGTATTGACGTTTGTTTTGTTGGACGATTAcgagtgtttgttttgttgttctgggATGGATTGGCAGCTGGTTTTGGAGGTGACCACAGAGGAaagacatgaaataaataagcatCTTGATATAAATGAACTTATCAGATTGGATAAAACCCAAGTTTGTGTCATTTGAAAGACAAAGCAAAACTACAAAAGCAAAAATTCGCAATGATAATGTAAATCTTGAAAAGAttacaaagaataaaatttcTTGTTGCGAGGTTAGACCACCAAATCTGCTGTAAACCTGTTAGTGTTAGAAcggcaaattaaaaatgtaagccAGTACAAAAGATGaagtacatatttaaaatagacagaaatgctcaaaactatatatttataatacagtatatatactgtatatatactttttttttttgcattctttatttgttgttgggATA
Proteins encoded:
- the fbp1b gene encoding fructose-1,6-bisphosphatase 1b; translation: MSDRGAFDTNVVTLTRFVLEQGRKAQGTGELTTLLNSICTAVKAISSAVRKAGLANLYGIAGSTNVTGDQVKKLDVLSNDLVINMIKSSFTSCVLVSEEDEKAIIVEPDKRGKYIVCFDPLDGSSNIDCLVSIGTIFAIYKKTTAGEPCEQDALQPGRNIVAAGYALYGSATMMVISTGQGVNGFMLDPAIGEFILVDRDVKIKKKGKIYSLNEGYAQDFYPDVTEYLHKKKHPEDGSAPYGSRYIGSMVADVHRTLVYGGIFLYPANDKSPKGKLRLLYECNPMAFIMEQAGGKATTGSENVLDIQPTNIHQRVPVVLGSPDDVQEYLSIYKKHNK